The Flavobacterium faecale genomic sequence TTTCCTTTTAAGATTAATTTATAATCACCATCACGTAAAGCATAGAAAGGACCATCTTTTGCTTGAGAAGCATGAACTAAATATTTATGCAGTGGTTTTTTATCTCCTTTTATAAAGACAGGAAGTAGGTCTGCTGAATCCAAAACTTTATCTTTATCCAAAGAGATTCCAGTAATAGAAGCAATTGTTGCCACCATATCACTAGCATAGATCGGAATATCCGACTGGGTTTTGGGTTTAATTTTACCAGGCCAAACAGCTATAAATGGAATACGATGCCCACCTTCATAAATAGACGCTTTTTTACCTTTATATTGACCGCTTGAATTGTGCCCCGCCTTCAATAGGACTTCGTTTTCGTTTAAACCACCATTGTCTGATGTAAATACAAACAGCGTGTTATTATACAATCCCGTTTTCTTTAATGCAGCAATCAACATACCCACTTGTACATCCAATTCTACAATCATATCTCCATGGGTTCCCAAAGTAGCTCCAGCTATTTTTACCCCATTTAATGCTGCAGGGGGACTATGTGGGACATGAACTGCTTGACTGCAGTAATACAAATAAAACGGTTTCTTAGTATAAACCTGCTTATCAATATAGGCAATAGCTTTAGTGGTTAAGATGGAACCCGCTAAAGTTGGATCCCAATTCGAATCGGCTATACTTCCTTCTTTAACATTTTTAGCTTCATCTGCATATTTTAGTTGTTCAAAAGGGATTCTAGTTATTATTGAGTTCGCCGAAATCTTCATGAACTTTCCGTTTTCATAATAGACATAAGGAACATTCTGAATGCCTTCTGGCAAAGCCACCGAATATTCAAAACCATAGTATGGCGCTCCTTTATCATTTTTTTGATATCCAGAAATGGCTGCAGGACGACTATCCCAATCGCCTCCAAGTCCCCATTTTCCAAAGAAAGCAGTACTATACCCTCCTTTTTTAGCAATCCGCGCTACGGTTGTAAAATGAGGTTCAATACCTGCATCTCGGTCAGGTCCCCAAACCCCCCAGGGGCTATTCGTATTTCTATACGGTAGATTCCCTGTCATCATTGAAAAACGTGTTGGAGCACATAAGGATGCTGGTGAATGCGCATCGGAAAATTGCATTCCAAGATCAACTAATTTATCAATATTAGGTGTAGGCACTATAGGCTCTTTACCCGTTAGTTGCTTGTGATAATAACCGATATCTCCCACTCCTATGTCATCAGACATAATCACTACAATATTCGGCTTCTTTGTTTGAGCCATAACTACTTGACTCGACAAGATCACTAGGACAATTAAATTTCTTATTATTTTATACATAATGTCATACTGCTATTTATTAATATAAAGTAGACGCACCATTTTTTCGAACTTCTAAATAGGTGGCTTTCATCGACTTAATTCGATTGGCTTGTTCTGGATTATTAATCAAATTTTTTGCGCCATCTTCTGTAACATTATCTTTAAGATTGTACAATTCTATTGGAGTAAGTTCTCCTAACACCTTCATACTTTCTCCTTTCATAATTAATTTCCAATCCCCTTCTCTTAAAGCATAAAAGGGTCCGTCAAGTGCTTGCGATCCATGTATCAGGTATTTGTGAAGTGGCTTCTTGTCTCCTTTTGTTAAAATCGGCAATAGGTTTGCTGAATCAAGTACTTTTGTTTTATCCAAAGGCACACCTATAATAGTAGCAATTGTAGCCACCATATCAAGACCATAAATTGGAACATCCGATTGCGTTTTAGGTTTAATCTTACCAGGCCAAACAGCAATAAATGGAACGCGATGACCCCCTTCATAAATGGATGCCTTTTTTCCTCTATATTGATTACTTGAATTATGACCTGCCTTCACTAGTGCTTTATCGTCATTTAAACCACCATTATCAGAGGTAAAAACAAATAATGTATTTTCATAAAGTCCATTTTCTTTTAAGGCAGCTAACAACATGCCTACTTGAACATCCAATTCAACAATCATATCACCATGTGTTCCTAATGTTGCACCAGCAATTTTTTTTCCATTCAATTCTACTGGAGGTACATGCGGTGAATGAACAGCCTGACTGCAGTAATACAAATAAAAAGGTTTCTTTGTACGCGCTTGTTGATTTATATAATTGACCGCTTTAGATGTTAAGATAGAACCCGCCAAAGATGGATCCCAATTTGAATCACCTGGACTTCCTCCCTTTTCCTTTTTAACCTCTTTCGTAAGCATAGTTTGTGAAAATGCAATTTTTGTCAAGGTTGAATTTTCCTTTATCTTCATGAAATTTCCATTTTCGTAATAAGCATAAGGAACATTCTGAATCCCTTCTGGCAAAGCCACCGAATATTCAAAACCATAGTATGGCGCTCCTTTATCATTTTTTTGATATCCAGAAATGGCTGCAGGACGACTATCCCAATCGCCTCCAAGTCCCCATTTTCCAAAGAAAGCAGTACTATACCCTCCTTTTTTAGCAATCCTCGCTACGGTTGTAAAATGAGGTTCAATACCTGCATCTCGGTCAGGTCCCCAAACCCCCCAGGGGCTATTCGTATTTCTATATGGTAGATTCCCTGTCATCATTGAAAAACGTGTTGGAGCACATAAGGATGCTGGTGAATGCGCATCGGAAAATTGCATTCCAAGATCAACTAATTTATCAATATTAGGTGTAGGCACTATAGGCTCTTTACCTGTTAGTTGCTTGTGATAATAACCAATATCTCCCACTCCTATGTCATCAGACATAATCACTACAATATTCGGCTTCTTTTGGGCTGCAATCTTTGTGATCGAAAAACAAGCTATTGCAACCAAGGTGAATATTCGAAAATCAACGAGAATCTTATTCATAATTATATATATTATTGTGTTTAATTTATTGACAAACTTTCCTTTTTAAACTATTCTACTTTTTTAATGTACACGTAAAAAGCAGCAAAAACGTTATTTTCATTGTTCGAGAAAGCG encodes the following:
- a CDS encoding sulfatase family protein; this translates as MYKIIRNLIVLVILSSQVVMAQTKKPNIVVIMSDDIGVGDIGYYHKQLTGKEPIVPTPNIDKLVDLGMQFSDAHSPASLCAPTRFSMMTGNLPYRNTNSPWGVWGPDRDAGIEPHFTTVARIAKKGGYSTAFFGKWGLGGDWDSRPAAISGYQKNDKGAPYYGFEYSVALPEGIQNVPYVYYENGKFMKISANSIITRIPFEQLKYADEAKNVKEGSIADSNWDPTLAGSILTTKAIAYIDKQVYTKKPFYLYYCSQAVHVPHSPPAALNGVKIAGATLGTHGDMIVELDVQVGMLIAALKKTGLYNNTLFVFTSDNGGLNENEVLLKAGHNSSGQYKGKKASIYEGGHRIPFIAVWPGKIKPKTQSDIPIYASDMVATIASITGISLDKDKVLDSADLLPVFIKGDKKPLHKYLVHASQAKDGPFYALRDGDYKLILKGKGMKALGELTPIELYNLKDNVQEKESENLINKPEQANRIKSMMKTYLEIRNDGVSTLF
- a CDS encoding sulfatase family protein — encoded protein: MNKILVDFRIFTLVAIACFSITKIAAQKKPNIVVIMSDDIGVGDIGYYHKQLTGKEPIVPTPNIDKLVDLGMQFSDAHSPASLCAPTRFSMMTGNLPYRNTNSPWGVWGPDRDAGIEPHFTTVARIAKKGGYSTAFFGKWGLGGDWDSRPAAISGYQKNDKGAPYYGFEYSVALPEGIQNVPYAYYENGNFMKIKENSTLTKIAFSQTMLTKEVKKEKGGSPGDSNWDPSLAGSILTSKAVNYINQQARTKKPFYLYYCSQAVHSPHVPPVELNGKKIAGATLGTHGDMIVELDVQVGMLLAALKENGLYENTLFVFTSDNGGLNDDKALVKAGHNSSNQYRGKKASIYEGGHRVPFIAVWPGKIKPKTQSDVPIYGLDMVATIATIIGVPLDKTKVLDSANLLPILTKGDKKPLHKYLIHGSQALDGPFYALREGDWKLIMKGESMKVLGELTPIELYNLKDNVTEDGAKNLINNPEQANRIKSMKATYLEVRKNGASTLY